Genomic segment of Gavia stellata isolate bGavSte3 chromosome 10, bGavSte3.hap2, whole genome shotgun sequence:
TTCCCCGGTGCTGCATCGAACACCGGCGGGATGCTCCTCTCCTTCGGAGGCGGATGCACGGCTCCTCAGCTCGCAGACTGCCTTGATTACGCGAGCCCTTCATTAGGCAGGGATAGGATTGGTGCAGAAATATCACTGCTAGCTGATTATTTGGAGGCGGTAGGACAAGAACTGCTGCGTGGGCGCAGTTCAATTGTATTTGTTAGAAAACCCGTTCCGAAAAGATGCTGGTGTTTTTATACTACCGATGAAAATTCGGTGGCTTTCCCAACATTCTCTCTTGCGAGGAAAAGCAAGCCGGCCCTAGCTGTGAAAGCAAGAGCTGCGGTCTCGGGGAGCTGATGCGTGTTTGCGGCTCTCTCAGAGGAGCAGGGGGGTGGTACGTGCCGTGACAGCGTCTTCTCGGGGTTTGGGGATGGTATAAACCAGCAAAGCTGTGTATCTCAAACTGTTGCCCGAGACAGGGCAAGAACGTGGCTCTATTCCTATCGGCATAGAGATCACCCTCGTGTAAAGACCTTCTCTTTCAATTTACACTTCACATGGTGCCAAACTGGGTGAGGCACAGTAAAACCCATATATCCAACCTACCCAGTCCACGTGAGGTTAAGGcaagtttcttttttgtctgGTCGTTCTTTCTCCCCCGTAAGACCTACCTCCTCCTCGGAAAGTCTCTGCCGTAGCCATGGGAAATAGCAGCATCCTCGTCAGCTGGAAACCGCCCGTCAGGTCGACTGTGTCCATCAGCGGATACGTGGTGGAGTGGGCAGACACGGAGAGGAGCAGGCGCCGGGAGCACCGTCCAGCCTGGGTGAAGCTTCCAGCATCCAACCTGTCCGCGGTGATAGCAGGTAACAACAACCACCTCGAGGTAGGATGTTGTACCATTTCATTCCAAAAGCTTTTTAAGGAACAAGTCGGATTCTGATTTCTACTAATTCAGCGTAAGAAATTATGGCATTTAAAGTTTTCTGtataggaagggaaaaaaatatgcgcggctgctctgggctcagTTCCACAGTCACTCTCAGCTGAGATTTGTATCTGATAAGTaaaacatctctgaaaaaaCCCAGTCCCGCCGAGATGAAACGAGCCAGCTAGAGGTACAAGAGATCAAAGGCTTCAGAAAAGACTATGTCCCTTCTACTAATTGCTGGTTACTAATCCCAGCCAGTGCTACAGGTCAGCGTTCTGCACGTTGGATAGCTATGAAGTTACGACAGGGATGAGCGTTACCCTCATTAGTCTTTCCTATCCTCCGTCCCGGTGCCGTGCTTCCGAGGTGCTTGCATCCCCACTCTCGAGTCAGCTGGACAAAAAGCAGCATAGTCACACCGGCGCTTTGTGCTCTGCTTTGGAAAGGAGAGAAACGAGTTCCCGCCGACCTCCCATAGCCCGCGGGAACAGCCCGGAGGAGGATGCTCACGTGAAGTCGGGGGGGAAGAAACAGGGTGCGAGCTTCTCGTGCCCCCTAAGCGAGCTGGCGCAGAGCCGAACCCTGCCCCTCGGATCTTAGAGCGGCCGACAGCTTGTAGCCTCATgaggaaagaaaggatttcAGCCTTCCGAGTGCTGAGGTCACTCGCTTTATGCACAGTAAGGGTCTGCCAAGCTGAATGGAGAACCcagagaagcatttttttcccttcattatGAAAGATGTGTTCCTAATCAGAAGATTCATCTCAGATTTAAGCAGCTAATGTAAATACTTTCGCCATGACTGTAAATACTTCCACTAGTAACTCTCcgcttttaatttctttacttAGAGCACATAAAAGATAACGTGTGCTACGAGATCAGCGTGTTTGCCCTCTATCGGGACAGAGCCGGACAAGTGGCATCGGTTAGGGGCTACTCAAGAGCAGAAGGTAAACCACAGCAATACTCTTCCAGATATTTTTAAGCCAGTTTAAGCTCAGCTTTAACAGCCAGCCTTCTCTTTTGCAGCACCGTCAGCCGGGCCCCAGATGCATACGACACCGCGGGCAAACGGCGTCTTGGTTTCATGGGAAGCAATCCCTGCCCACCAGCAAAGGGGCTGCATCACCCAGTACCACATATACCTGCAGAAAAAGGACAGGGAGGACGCCCCAAACGTCTACAGTCGGTGTCTGGCCAAGACCAGGGCGATGAGCAGGGGCCgtggggtgggagagagggaTGCCTTCCGAACACGCGGTGTAGTCAGGGAGATACAGGCAGCTGAGCTGCCAGGAGGGTCAGCAGCGAGATTCAGAGTCGGGTCCCTCTGCTACAGCTGCCCATCAACAGGACCGCGCATTCAGGGCTTCCAGCTTTGAGTCAGGTCGCGCCAAGTTATTTTGAATGTGAACTCCCCGCtcgtttttctttttttgccttgtaGTTATTTTCTGAAGCCATAGCCACTGCAGGCCCTTGTAATTATTGGCAGGGTGAACAACAGACTGTCTCAAAGCCCCCGCCAACGAGTGCCTACCCCGCAGGCGACACCCACAGACGCGCTCGGCAGGCAGCACCCACtgcattcacagaatcactacagttggaaaagacctgtcagatcatcaagtccaaccatcaccccaaccccaccacgTCCACTAAACCATTCCCGCACCCACGCGCTTTTCCCACCCAAGTCCTCTCCCACTCCGTCTGCCTACCTCCCAGGCTTCCACTCgacatagctttttttttaacctttatgCAGAAGTTGCACGCCAGTTTTTAATGGAGGTTTCATAGCTCCACAATACAAACCTCACTTTGCATTAAAACATTGTCTTAGCAAGCAACAGCGGTCAGAGGACGGGATATGCAATCCTGGGGTCCCATCTATACCATGGCACAGGTCACCCCTACTGCATAAGGTCTTTTATAGCCCTTCCAGTGATTCAGTAacctagaaaagaaaatgaattagaGTAACAGATACCTCTCCAAGCTCTGGAAACCCAGTGATTGAAGTTAAATGCAGTAAACGTGTGCTAGGGGCTTCATTTGGACAGGTTGGATCGATGGGCgcaggccaattgtatgaggttcaacagggccaagtgccgggtcctgcacttgggtcacaacaaccccacgcaacgctacaggcttggggacgagtggctggaaagctgcctggtggaaaaggaactgggggtgttggtcgacagccggctgaatatgagccggcagtgtgcccaggtggccaagaaggccaacggcatcctggcctgtatcagaaatggtgtggccagcaggagtggggaggggatcgtgcccctgtactcggcgctggtgaggccgcacctcgaatgctgtgttcagtgttgggcccctcactccaagaaggacattgaggtgctggagtgtgtccagagaagggcgacggagctggtgaggggtctggagcacaagtctgatgaggagcggctgagggagctggggttgttcagtctggaggagaggaggctgaggggagacctcatcgctctctgcaactccctgaaagggggttgtggggaggtgggtgctggtctcttctcccaagtgacaagtgataggacaggaggagatggcctcaagttgcgccaggggaggttcaggctggatattaggagaaatttctttcctgagagagtggtggagcactggaagaggctgcccagggaggtggtggagtccccatccctggaggtgttcaaggaaggtgtggacgtggcactgtgggacatggtttagtgggcatggtggggttgggatggtggttggacttggtgatctgacaggtcttttccaaccttaacaaTTCTGATTCGctcctcccctttcccttccagaCATTTCCAACGTGACTGCCCAGCACTCGCTGTACATCCCGCACCTCCAGCCCGGTGAGCCCTACGCCCTGTGGATGACGGCATCGACGGCTGCTGGAGAGGGGCCCTGGGGCAACAGCGAGCTCGTCTGCTTGGAAAGTACGAGCCTCTGCGGGGGGTGGGGGTCTGGAGAGGTCCTTGCCCTTGGCCTCCTGCTTTCCACAGGCCGGGaatgctttttctgctcctccGTAATTACTGAAGAGCTGTAGTTTCTGCTGGTTCTAAGACGTAGCATCTCTTTCTTTGTCTTCAAGGTCCCAGCCCTGTGGCAAGCTGTTAGCTGTGTTGTTTAACAGTAGTTGAAGGCCGGCAGGATGGTTTATTGTGAAGGGGGAAAGAAGGGTTTGGTCCCTTCGAGGTGCCAGCCCAGCCACCTGTGTGCTTCACGCTCGGGCACAGGTATCCATGCAGAAAGTCCTGCCCATCCCCACGTCTCCCATGGGTCGGTGGCTCCCTGAGGCCCCTCACCTCAGAGCCTGCTTCAGGAGCAGAGCATCCCCGAGCTCCCGCAGCGCACACGTCCATCTCGGGGGGTCCCTGTTCCTCCGGGGGGACGCAAAAGCAAGACCTTCTCCCAAAGACTTCCGACCGCAGCTCACGGCAGTAATGGGCGTTTCTGTCCTGCAAGACAGATTGTTTTGATGAAATCTGTTCTGAGCCCCGATCAAGACAAATGATCACTAAACCCTGAGAAGGGAGTTGATAAAATCCGTGCTTAAGTATTGCCAGAAAGTTTGTTTTGCTGCGTTTCCTCCCCAGCAGTGTGCCACCACAACAACTTTTAAGCCCCCAAGTTGCGCACGTTAGGAAATTCATCTCCGCAGCATGGAGCCGGGCTCCTCGGGAGGGGGGTTTCTCCCCTGGACTGCGGGAGAAAtccagggaggggaggaggaggagaggaaattAAAGCAATCCAGACAAGGTAAAAGTTTTCCTGGTATAAAAATCTGGATTTgccaaaattacattttaagcaGATAGCGCGAGCACAGTAACGCCAGGCTGTTCACTGGGAAACAGTCACCGACACCTTATTAAAGATGCACTGAGTTTTGCAAGGTCTTTCCTACTTAACACCTCTCTGCCGCACGCACCACCCCAGGTTTGTGGTGTCTGTCCATGTTCGGTTCAGCACTAGAAGAGAAAGATCAGCAATTCCACGTTTCGGGCTGCGGACTGTGTATTTCAAGAGACATTTGTAGACATCTTTACGTTACAAAGTCCTCTCGTCCCCACGGGTCCATCCAGATTCCTGATGTTTTGTGAGTGCAAACACCAGTCAGGCCACGAGTGTCGTCCAACTTAAACTGGCATatttaagtttttaattttttttagtaaagATGAACGACGGGTGTTCCATATTTCAGGTGCTGGGGACTGGATGACCCTTGTGCTTACCTGCAGCTTCTTCATCCTCTCGGCCTGCATTTGTTCCGTGCCTCCGGCAAGAAAAGCGTGAGTGAATCCATCTGTTACGTTCCAATAAAACACGGAATTGTTGTTAGAAGAGATGGTCACGTCCTCTCAGGACACCTTGGGGAACAGCAAGGATTGTTCTGAATAAAGGTTTCAGAGTACACCAACGATAATCAGAACACCCACTGAGCTTAAAATATAGCCTTATTTCATATATATTGTGACTTTTTAACCTAGAGCTTAAGGTCTGCTGCCGCCAGAACAAAACTGAAGGGGTACAACCCTTGGCAATTAATCTGGGAGCAAAGTTAAACCCAGAGATTAAAAACCGTTTTCCTTTAGAGCAACACGCACGTGTCCCCAGGCAGATTTTCCAGGAGTGGGGCTCACGGCCGtgcccagccagctctgcccgcaGGGCTGCTGTTAGCCACCGCAGGCAAACATCGGGCAGGAGGTGGCTGCTGGGCAGCGTTTACCCCCGCTCGAGAGCCGCCCGCCCCGTCagccgccgcgctccccgccccaCCGGGGTCTCCGCAGGTCCCCGCCGAGGCAGATCCACCGTTACGCCGAGCTTTTCGGTAACGATGTGCAGAAACAGCGTGTCCCAGGTCGGTGCTGCAGGTAGCGGCGTTCAGGCGTTTAATCGCACTTATTTGATCCGCAGATTTCACTCGCTCCTCTCCGCGCTTACGCCGCAGTGGCAGAGCAAAGCCATTCCAGACCCCGCCAACGCTACGTGGGCTAAGAACTACAAGTCTATGAAGGTAAATtgtacttttttcctcctcctcccgctgccttcagcagaaaaagcaggcagagccctgcaagTTGGTAATCTCTTGACGCAGCAAATCTAGCGGTCTCCGATAGCGGATAAGCTCTGGTCTCATATCCAGTTAGACTGTAGGATGTAGCGGGCAAATTAAACGCCAGGAAAATGTGGAGATCTTCCATTTTTAGCAGTATGAGCTCCTGTGTGGAGGGATGCTTGCATTCCAGGGGCAAGAAGCCACAGGGTATCGCTCAGATAATTAATTATCCTTGCCCGGCGTGCGTCCCTGCGCAGGCCGAGCTGAGCTTGCCCTCCAGCCCGTTCCTGCACCGCGCCGGCAGCTTTGAAGAACCCGAAACGATAGAAGTAGAGGAAGCCTTCGTGAAGACCGACCGCGCGGGCCTCGGGGACAAGCTCCTCTTCGGCAGCACGGGAAAGGGCGACTGGCCGCTGGAGAGTGGCTCGGGACACGAGGAGCCGGAGTACGAGgctctgcccagcacagcagaCGGAGAGGTTTACGAGCAGCAGCTTCCCGACCTCTACAAGAGGATAGTGGCGGAGGTGACAAAGCACACACAGACCGTTTCCGAGTACATCGCCAACCCCGTCACCGACACGGCCACCGCCTACCTACCCCCGGCTGCAGGCACCACCGAAGACCACCCTGAACTCGAGTGCAATCCGCTCTCCGTCTTCCCAACGACTTTTCTGGCACCCGTACTTCCCTGCGAAGGGAAGCTCACTTTGGATGCGGTGAAAATAAACTGCAGCTCTTCCACAAGGTAGGCGGTCAGGGTGACCTAAGCCTGGCCTGATTTTTTGCGCTTTACTGAAGTATTTCAGCGTGTTTCAGTACAGCCAGTCCAGCGACGTGCATGCGACACCTTGAAGGggtaaaaaacccaactctCAAACCTTTCCAGCACGGCAAGTCACACCTCGCTGTACAATACAGCGGGTCCTCATTCCCCCAGCACACTCCGGTAGAATTAAAGGCAGAAGGGGCGCGTGACTCAGCTTTTGGAGAGGATAATTAATTCCTCGGATGCCTTCACGCAGCCCGGGTTGCCTCAGGCCCACATCCCACCGCCTGATgaggagtgcctgagcctggcCCAGGAATCAGAGACGCACTAACCATCATTTCATCCGTCGCTCGCCCAGAAGAGTGAGGAGTTACGCCAGCGTCAGACCTCAGCACCCCAAGCCCCGGCAGGACCACAGCTGCGGCTCTTGCTCCTCCAGCTGTGCACAGCAGGTTAGCCACATGGCGCAGAGACCTCCGCACCCACCGGTGCTGAACTGAACGCCCACAGGCGGTATTCCTCACTGCAGTCGCATCGCCCCCAGCGACACCGGTGCTGCAGCCCGCGGGCGTAGGGAGGGACGCGgccgcagcagggctggcagctctgccagggccAGCCTGCCTTCGCGGCTCAGTTCAGGAGGGGAGAAATCcccagcagaaataaaagcaacaggCAGCGCACGTACGCAGCAAGTCAAATGGACTGGTGAGAAGAATTTAAATCGTTTATTGAAGTATTCTAATTACAGGTTTGAAGTATGTGTTACACGTTTAATGACTTTGTTTACTATATGCGCGTATACATATAAAGTATTGGAAACCTGAAATTCGTTTCCTGTCGTTTCCTCTGGTCAAGCTCAAGTGCGAAACGCAGAATAAAGCGTCTGTAAAACTAAATATGTAGCGTTGCTGCTAGAGATGAGCTAGTCCGATCTTGAACTTACCTGGAGCATCCTCCTCCCGCCCAGGACCAGGTGGCCACTCTCCGTCCGCAGCTGGGCAGTGGCATAAACGGGTGGTGAAACCCTCCTGTGACACCACCTCGGAGTGCCTCCACGAGCAGCCGCTATCCGACTCGGTGAGGAAACGGCCCTCGGCAGCCCTGCCACGGGCTCCTTCCACAGCAGCGAGCGATGCACCTGCATCACAAGGCTGCTACCTCCAGGCCACGGCTTTCCCCACCGCCCTTCCCCTGAAGTGAAAAGCCAAACCAAAGCACTG
This window contains:
- the IL12RB2 gene encoding interleukin-12 receptor subunit beta-2 → MLFAWIVPAAIWSLAHFTAEACSAGNVPASKLPRGAAEVCDKGNMTANTASCVRPGTSITLACRLKPLRYTGQCRIAIFFNSSELVSNHSSSVSAKFLVHTYGKHMFTCKILCEYKKKLICGIAIESGNPPDEPRNVSCIQYGTDGHPTCTWDKGRLTYINTTYAIQLSNGTDVLCVSEESRNKKFGSLALSKLNFDSTYTVVVAASNELGSAFSQPLVFMLIDIVKPHPPSFLVEFENSSATNCTFFWHDEAQARHCRLRYRPLTRHSWSTVESFNSEKCSLYGLEPHTAYEFQVSCKIHPERGLWSNWRGYQTRTPEAAPTGLLDVWYRQQDVDAQNQNISLFWKALSESEARGRILWYTVTFKGLAQRSPTGGESHRTTQTSYARVTPRVGYKITVTAENSRGTSPPASIVTNLGTQDLPPPRKVSAVAMGNSSILVSWKPPVRSTVSISGYVVEWADTERSRRREHRPAWVKLPASNLSAVIAEHIKDNVCYEISVFALYRDRAGQVASVRGYSRAEAPSAGPQMHTTPRANGVLVSWEAIPAHQQRGCITQYHIYLQKKDREDAPNVYNISNVTAQHSLYIPHLQPGEPYALWMTASTAAGEGPWGNSELVCLESAGDWMTLVLTCSFFILSACICSVPPARKAFHSLLSALTPQWQSKAIPDPANATWAKNYKSMKAELSLPSSPFLHRAGSFEEPETIEVEEAFVKTDRAGLGDKLLFGSTGKGDWPLESGSGHEEPEYEALPSTADGEVYEQQLPDLYKRIVAEVTKHTQTVSEYIANPVTDTATAYLPPAAGTTEDHPELECNPLSVFPTTFLAPVLPCEGKLTLDAVKINCSSSTR